A section of the Gloeobacter violaceus PCC 7421 genome encodes:
- the uca gene encoding urea carboxylase: protein MFDKVLIANRGEIACRILRTLDRLGIASVAVYSEADAYAPHVRGAGEAVLIGPAPAAQSYLRYERILEAAVATGAQAIHPGYGFLSENAEFAEACERENIVFIGPTPLQMGRFGRKHTARALAAENGVPLLPGTGLLIDLAEAHRQAAAIGYPVMLKSTAGGGGIGLALCRGEAKLTESFQAVQRLSENNFRDGGVYLEKYVERARHLEVQIFGDGEGRVIALGERDCSIQRRNQKLLEETPAPGICETLRERLCEAAVCLGRAVGYRSAGTVEFIYDAEAADFYFLEVNTRLQVEHGVTEAVAGIDLVEWMVRLAAGERDFLEQYRHRPRGHAVEVRLYAEDAGRNFQPSTGTLTEAVFAAVRCDGWVERGTEVTPYYDPLLAKLIVRGESRPEAIARLQAALADTRIAGVETNLDYLRQILADADFLAGNLSTRFSQTFHYAPLTVEVLEPGTYSTIQDYPGRTGYWDIGVPPSGPMDPLAFRLANRLVGNPPETAGLECTALGPTLRFHTDAVICLCGAAMDARIDSKPVSYWCAVPVAAGSTLRLGAVTGPGYRTYLAVRGGFDVPEYLDSKATFTLGQFGGHCGRTLRTGDVLRLVRHDLADLPLPLAPALIPEYRSDWEIGVLYGPHGAPDFFTDRDIETFFATAWEVHYNSARTGVRLIGPKPLWARSDGGEAGLHPSNIHDNAYAVGTVDFTGDMPVILGPDGPSLGGFVCPATVARAELWKIGQLKPGDTVRFRRLGFAEALRREQAQDFTIDRLSLPKPAAPSLAEAGDPAVLHTIAATAEQIAVVYRQSGDKYLLIEYGPPVLDLNLRFRVHALMEWLQANALPGMLELTPGIRSLQVHFDGRILPRERLLEVLTAAESQLPPIEAMEVPTRILHLPLSWEDESTLLAIRKYMQSVRKDAPWCPSNIEFIRRINGLESIDEVKRIVFEASYLVLGLGDVYLGAPVATPIDPRHRLVTTKYNPARTWTPENAVGIGGAYLCIYGMEGPGGYQFVGRTVQVWNRYRQTADFTRPWLLRFFDQIRFYPVSGPELLRLREDFRHGRAKLEVSEAIFSLKQYNDFLAEIAPEAAAFKAQQQTAFAEERERWREAGEFAAVAEDPAIAPSAAEEYALPAGACAVSAQLSANVWQIAVQPGEPVAAGDPLVILESMKMEVVLTAPISGTVLAVLCAEGCLVAAGQTLVVVQPSESAPP, encoded by the coding sequence ATGTTCGACAAAGTCTTGATTGCCAACCGGGGCGAAATCGCCTGCCGCATCCTGCGCACCCTCGACCGGCTGGGGATCGCCTCGGTGGCGGTGTACTCCGAGGCGGACGCCTACGCCCCCCACGTCCGGGGAGCGGGTGAAGCGGTCCTGATTGGCCCCGCCCCGGCGGCCCAGAGCTATTTGCGCTACGAGCGGATTTTAGAAGCGGCCGTCGCCACCGGTGCCCAGGCGATCCACCCGGGCTACGGTTTTTTGAGCGAGAACGCCGAATTTGCCGAGGCGTGCGAACGCGAGAATATTGTCTTTATTGGACCTACCCCCTTGCAGATGGGTCGCTTCGGGCGCAAGCACACCGCCCGCGCTCTGGCGGCCGAAAACGGTGTGCCCCTGTTGCCGGGGACGGGCTTGCTCATCGATCTTGCCGAAGCGCACCGGCAGGCGGCGGCGATTGGCTACCCGGTGATGCTCAAGAGCACGGCGGGTGGGGGCGGGATCGGCCTGGCACTCTGTCGGGGAGAAGCGAAACTCACCGAATCGTTCCAGGCCGTGCAGCGGCTCAGCGAAAACAATTTCCGCGACGGCGGCGTGTACCTCGAAAAATACGTCGAGCGCGCCCGGCACCTGGAGGTGCAGATCTTCGGCGACGGCGAGGGTAGGGTGATCGCCCTGGGCGAGCGCGACTGCTCGATCCAGCGGCGCAACCAGAAGCTGCTTGAGGAGACCCCGGCCCCCGGTATTTGCGAGACGCTGCGCGAACGGCTTTGTGAAGCGGCGGTGTGCCTGGGGCGGGCGGTCGGCTATCGCTCGGCGGGGACGGTGGAATTTATCTACGACGCCGAGGCGGCGGATTTTTATTTTCTGGAGGTGAACACCCGTCTGCAGGTGGAGCACGGCGTCACCGAGGCGGTGGCGGGGATCGACCTGGTCGAATGGATGGTGCGCCTGGCGGCCGGGGAGCGCGACTTTCTCGAGCAGTACCGCCACCGGCCCCGGGGGCATGCCGTCGAGGTGCGGCTCTACGCCGAGGATGCGGGCCGCAATTTTCAGCCCAGCACCGGCACGCTCACCGAAGCGGTCTTTGCGGCGGTGCGCTGCGACGGCTGGGTGGAGCGGGGCACGGAGGTGACGCCCTACTACGACCCCTTGCTCGCCAAGCTCATCGTCCGGGGTGAATCGCGACCCGAGGCGATCGCCCGTCTGCAGGCCGCGCTTGCGGACACCCGCATCGCCGGGGTGGAGACCAACCTGGACTACCTGCGCCAGATCCTTGCGGACGCCGATTTTTTGGCGGGCAACCTGAGTACCCGCTTCTCGCAAACTTTTCACTACGCGCCGCTGACCGTCGAGGTGCTGGAGCCCGGTACCTACAGCACCATCCAGGACTACCCGGGGCGCACCGGCTACTGGGATATCGGCGTGCCGCCCTCCGGCCCGATGGACCCGCTCGCCTTCCGCCTTGCCAACCGCCTGGTGGGCAACCCCCCCGAGACGGCCGGGCTCGAATGCACTGCCCTCGGCCCGACCTTGCGTTTCCACACCGACGCGGTGATCTGCCTGTGCGGTGCCGCGATGGACGCCCGGATCGACAGCAAACCCGTTTCCTACTGGTGCGCCGTGCCGGTGGCGGCAGGCAGCACCCTGCGCCTGGGGGCCGTCACCGGCCCCGGCTACCGCACCTACCTGGCGGTCCGGGGTGGTTTCGACGTGCCCGAGTATCTGGACAGCAAGGCGACTTTTACCCTGGGACAATTCGGCGGCCACTGCGGTCGGACGCTGCGCACCGGCGATGTGCTCCGGCTGGTGCGGCATGATCTTGCAGACCTCCCGCTGCCGCTCGCTCCCGCTCTCATCCCCGAATACCGCTCCGATTGGGAAATTGGTGTACTCTACGGTCCCCACGGAGCGCCGGACTTTTTTACCGACCGGGACATCGAGACATTTTTTGCCACCGCTTGGGAAGTTCACTACAACTCAGCGCGCACCGGCGTGCGGCTCATCGGTCCCAAACCGCTATGGGCGCGCTCCGACGGCGGCGAAGCGGGATTGCACCCGTCGAATATTCATGACAATGCCTATGCGGTGGGCACGGTCGATTTCACCGGCGACATGCCAGTCATCCTCGGTCCCGACGGCCCGAGCCTGGGAGGCTTCGTCTGCCCGGCTACTGTCGCCCGGGCGGAACTGTGGAAAATCGGCCAACTCAAACCGGGAGACACCGTCCGCTTCCGGCGGCTGGGTTTTGCCGAAGCCCTGCGCCGCGAACAAGCACAAGATTTCACAATCGATCGACTCTCCCTTCCGAAACCGGCTGCGCCCTCGCTTGCCGAAGCCGGCGACCCGGCGGTGCTGCACACCATCGCGGCCACTGCGGAGCAAATCGCCGTCGTCTACCGCCAGTCGGGGGACAAGTACCTGCTTATCGAGTACGGCCCGCCGGTGCTCGATCTCAATTTGCGCTTCCGGGTGCACGCGCTGATGGAGTGGCTGCAGGCCAACGCCTTGCCGGGCATGCTCGAACTCACCCCCGGCATCCGCTCGCTGCAGGTGCACTTCGACGGCCGCATCCTGCCGCGCGAAAGGTTGCTGGAGGTTCTGACCGCCGCAGAGTCGCAACTGCCCCCGATCGAGGCGATGGAGGTGCCCACCCGTATCCTGCACCTGCCTTTGTCCTGGGAAGACGAATCGACGCTGCTCGCCATCCGCAAGTACATGCAGTCGGTGCGCAAGGACGCTCCCTGGTGTCCGAGCAACATCGAATTTATCCGCCGCATCAACGGGCTTGAAAGTATTGACGAGGTGAAGCGCATCGTCTTCGAGGCGAGCTACCTGGTATTGGGCCTGGGCGATGTCTACCTTGGAGCGCCCGTCGCTACCCCAATCGATCCGCGCCACCGGCTGGTCACCACCAAGTACAACCCGGCGCGCACCTGGACACCCGAAAACGCCGTGGGCATCGGCGGCGCGTATCTCTGCATCTACGGCATGGAGGGACCGGGGGGCTACCAGTTCGTGGGCCGTACCGTCCAGGTCTGGAACCGCTACCGGCAGACCGCCGATTTTACCCGGCCCTGGCTGCTGCGCTTTTTTGATCAGATCCGCTTCTATCCGGTTTCCGGGCCGGAACTGTTGCGCCTGCGCGAGGATTTTCGCCACGGCCGCGCGAAGCTCGAGGTGAGCGAAGCGATCTTCAGCCTGAAACAATACAACGACTTTTTAGCCGAGATCGCCCCGGAGGCCGCAGCCTTTAAAGCGCAGCAGCAGACGGCCTTTGCCGAGGAGCGCGAGCGGTGGCGCGAGGCGGGCGAATTTGCCGCCGTCGCCGAAGATCCGGCTATTGCGCCGTCTGCGGCCGAGGAGTACGCACTGCCCGCCGGAGCCTGCGCGGTGAGCGCCCAGCTCTCGGCGAATGTCTGGCAGATTGCCGTCCAACCGGGAGAGCCGGTCGCCGCCGGTGATCCCCTGGTGATCTTGGAGTCGATGAAGATGGAGGTTGTCCTGACCGCTCCCATCTCCGGTACAGTCCTCGCGGTGCTGTGCGCCGAAGGGTGTCTGGTCGCCGCCGGCCAGACGCTTGTGGTCGTGCAACCTTCCGAGTCCGCGCCGCCATAG
- a CDS encoding VOC family protein has product MSSTANSVHSGLRTTAIPYLCTRDAGRALEFYKNAFGATEAMAPMTDPSGKIMHAEIKIGDALIMFADEFPDMGFLSPQALGGSSVTVVMRVEDVDTFADRAVAAGAKLCAPVEDQFYGERMGKLIDPFGHVWMISTPTEEVTPEELHKRFAALYG; this is encoded by the coding sequence ATGAGCAGTACGGCCAACTCTGTTCACAGTGGCCTCCGGACCACCGCGATCCCTTATCTGTGCACCCGGGATGCCGGCAGGGCGTTGGAGTTTTACAAAAACGCCTTTGGAGCGACCGAGGCCATGGCGCCCATGACGGACCCGAGCGGCAAAATCATGCACGCCGAGATCAAGATTGGGGACGCGCTCATCATGTTTGCCGATGAATTTCCCGACATGGGCTTTTTGAGCCCGCAGGCGCTCGGCGGCTCGTCGGTGACCGTCGTGATGCGCGTCGAGGATGTCGATACGTTCGCCGATCGGGCCGTCGCGGCCGGGGCGAAGTTGTGCGCTCCTGTGGAGGACCAGTTTTACGGCGAGCGCATGGGCAAACTCATCGACCCCTTCGGCCATGTCTGGATGATCTCGACACCCACCGAAGAAGTTACGCCCGAGGAGCTGCACAAGCGCTTCGCAGCCCTCTACGGCTGA
- a CDS encoding SGNH/GDSL hydrolase family protein, with protein sequence MDTLHTRRASGPPVWSSLFALAFVVAASGLGTPAALAQALSPANAQRLYVFGDSLVDLGNVFIISRGTFPPSPPYFEGRLSNGPLWIEDLAARLNLPLQPSLEGGTGYAFGGATTGFKPSQPPPPGIPPGIPGVLAQVATFAETRPPVAPEDLFFVVAGSNDILLFGESDIDLLLDNVATALSELYAQGARTIVVTNLPPLSRTPLAGSDPQQVAALGVLTRTYNRKLERRLQLLEQTQPGLKPILLDAYALVLALIDNPARFGLTNVTEPCLTETAVCPDPEQYLFWDEVHPTAAVGRILADYAYAVLARSTLPAAR encoded by the coding sequence ATGGACACTTTGCACACCCGGCGGGCGAGTGGCCCGCCGGTCTGGAGTTCTTTATTCGCATTGGCATTTGTAGTAGCCGCTTCTGGCCTGGGGACACCTGCCGCTCTGGCGCAAGCGCTCTCCCCGGCCAATGCCCAGAGGCTCTATGTCTTTGGCGACAGCCTTGTCGATCTCGGCAATGTCTTCATCATTTCGAGAGGAACCTTTCCTCCCAGTCCGCCGTACTTCGAGGGCCGCCTGTCCAACGGCCCGCTGTGGATCGAAGATCTGGCCGCCCGGCTGAACCTGCCTTTGCAACCCAGTCTTGAAGGGGGCACCGGCTACGCTTTTGGAGGTGCAACGACGGGCTTCAAGCCGTCGCAACCCCCGCCGCCCGGGATTCCCCCCGGCATTCCGGGCGTGCTTGCCCAGGTGGCCACTTTCGCCGAAACCCGGCCGCCGGTGGCCCCGGAGGATCTGTTTTTTGTCGTGGCGGGTTCCAACGACATCTTGCTTTTCGGCGAGAGCGATATTGACCTGTTGCTCGACAACGTCGCCACGGCCCTTTCGGAACTTTACGCCCAGGGGGCGCGGACCATCGTCGTGACCAACCTGCCGCCTCTATCCAGAACGCCCCTGGCGGGTTCCGACCCCCAGCAGGTTGCCGCTTTGGGCGTGCTGACGCGGACCTACAACCGCAAGCTGGAACGCCGGTTGCAGCTGTTGGAGCAAACCCAACCCGGTCTCAAGCCGATCTTGCTCGACGCCTACGCTTTGGTGCTGGCGCTCATCGACAACCCGGCCCGCTTCGGGCTCACCAACGTCACCGAGCCCTGTCTGACAGAAACCGCGGTCTGCCCCGATCCAGAGCAATACCTGTTTTGGGACGAAGTGCACCCCACCGCTGCCGTCGGCCGCATCCTCGCCGATTACGCCTATGCCGTGCTGGCGCGCTCCACACTGCCGGCGGCCAGATGA
- a CDS encoding NAD(P)/FAD-dependent oxidoreductase, producing the protein MKPLADVVIVGGGILGVAVAWALAERRFKVVLLEEKSLSAGATGCTFGWLNATSKTTDWTYHRLNARGMEIYIELEARWGCEALGMGGGGYLAWVNGDDSNAVDSLYDQIRRLQQWDYPAELLELDTLRLLEPQVRFPSAALGLFAPADRWVEAPVLAGFFAGRVRSLGGEIRERCPAVAFRFEDAGHLAAVVTPQGEIATAIAVLTGGIHLPALVRMAARDPIDGERFAVRRVPGLLVQTPPGSAIGLIERLVEPLDGSGLHLRPTLAGGVMLGADGIDERLGDLPPGEEPQAQAAELLHSAARHLKALDDPGLTARSKIGVGVRPVPADGFPIVGPLASAPGVYGVVTHSGITLAPLLGRLLAEEIATGRCPDLLKPYRPDRFVGAAVH; encoded by the coding sequence ATGAAACCATTGGCAGACGTAGTGATCGTGGGTGGCGGCATCCTGGGGGTGGCCGTCGCCTGGGCGCTGGCCGAGCGCCGCTTCAAAGTGGTGCTGTTGGAGGAAAAGTCGCTGAGCGCCGGGGCGACCGGTTGCACCTTCGGCTGGCTCAACGCCACTTCCAAGACCACCGACTGGACCTATCACCGTCTCAACGCCCGGGGGATGGAGATATACATAGAACTGGAGGCGCGCTGGGGGTGCGAGGCGTTGGGGATGGGCGGGGGCGGCTATCTCGCCTGGGTGAACGGGGACGACTCCAACGCGGTCGACAGCCTGTACGATCAGATCCGCCGGCTGCAGCAGTGGGACTACCCGGCAGAATTGCTCGAACTCGACACCCTGCGGCTGCTCGAACCGCAGGTACGCTTTCCTTCCGCGGCCCTGGGTCTATTCGCCCCGGCGGATCGGTGGGTAGAAGCGCCGGTACTCGCCGGCTTTTTTGCCGGGCGGGTGCGTTCGCTGGGTGGAGAGATCCGGGAGCGCTGTCCTGCTGTTGCTTTTCGGTTCGAGGACGCCGGGCATCTGGCTGCTGTGGTCACCCCCCAAGGCGAAATCGCCACTGCGATAGCGGTGCTGACAGGCGGCATTCACCTGCCGGCGCTGGTGCGTATGGCCGCCCGCGATCCGATCGACGGCGAGCGCTTCGCGGTGCGGCGGGTGCCGGGGCTGTTGGTCCAAACCCCGCCCGGCTCGGCGATCGGGCTTATCGAGCGTCTGGTGGAACCCCTCGACGGCAGCGGGCTGCACCTGCGGCCCACACTCGCGGGGGGAGTGATGCTGGGAGCCGACGGCATCGACGAGCGGCTGGGAGACTTGCCGCCGGGCGAGGAGCCTCAGGCTCAGGCCGCCGAATTGTTGCACTCGGCTGCCCGGCACCTCAAAGCCCTGGACGATCCCGGTCTAACGGCGCGCTCGAAGATTGGCGTGGGCGTGCGGCCAGTGCCCGCCGACGGCTTTCCGATCGTCGGGCCGCTTGCCAGTGCCCCGGGCGTTTACGGCGTGGTCACCCACAGTGGTATCACCCTGGCACCGCTTCTGGGCCGGTTGCTCGCCGAGGAGATTGCCACCGGCCGCTGTCCGGACCTGCTCAAGCCCTACCGGCCGGATCGCTTCGTCGGAGCGGCGGTGCACTAG
- a CDS encoding FG-GAP repeat domain-containing protein, translating into MRCHPLPLLSGLACSGWAVARSLGLGLALTCFVGTVPARAQVDFAPAVNVATVSFSQDLVAGDFDGDGDLDLGTVGSSQLQVLTNTGTGSFAGAGVFAVGSYSVGATVGDLDGDGDLDIAVATSRGYLSGRDQAVVLLGNGDGTFAAPATDRVGASPFEITSADFDGDRDLDLATVNFGSQNVSLLPNRGDGTFGRVRNFATASAAPRAIAAGDLDGDSDVDLVVGDNYDSAIVLVNNGRGRFANGGAFAVGDFPEAVAVGDLDGDGDLDLATANIGSDDVSVLLNNGNATFAAQRRFAVGDLPNAIAIADLDDDGNLDLAIANQGPDTVAVLLNQGKANFAAAQNFGVAVNPIAVVSGDFDGDGDLDLATGNNPSASVSVLINTTP; encoded by the coding sequence ATGAGATGTCATCCGTTGCCGCTTCTGTCCGGCTTGGCCTGCTCGGGGTGGGCCGTTGCCCGCTCGCTGGGATTGGGGCTCGCGCTGACCTGTTTTGTAGGAACTGTACCCGCGCGTGCACAGGTGGATTTTGCCCCGGCCGTCAATGTGGCGACCGTGAGCTTCTCGCAGGATCTCGTTGCCGGCGATTTTGACGGCGACGGGGATCTGGATCTGGGGACTGTGGGCAGTTCCCAACTACAGGTGCTCACAAACACCGGCACCGGCTCCTTCGCCGGTGCGGGCGTTTTTGCCGTCGGCTCGTATTCTGTCGGGGCCACCGTGGGCGATCTCGACGGCGACGGCGACCTCGATATCGCCGTTGCCACCTCCCGCGGTTATCTGTCCGGTCGCGATCAGGCGGTGGTTCTCTTGGGCAACGGCGACGGAACCTTTGCCGCTCCGGCCACGGATCGCGTCGGTGCCTCGCCCTTCGAGATCACCTCCGCCGACTTCGACGGCGACCGGGACCTGGATCTGGCCACAGTCAACTTCGGCTCGCAGAATGTCTCGCTGCTACCCAACCGGGGCGACGGCACCTTCGGGCGGGTGCGCAATTTTGCCACCGCAAGCGCCGCACCGCGGGCCATCGCCGCGGGCGACCTCGACGGCGACAGCGATGTGGATCTGGTGGTGGGCGACAACTACGACAGCGCCATCGTGCTGGTCAACAACGGCCGGGGCCGATTTGCGAACGGTGGTGCCTTTGCGGTCGGGGACTTTCCGGAGGCGGTGGCCGTGGGCGACCTCGACGGCGACGGCGATCTCGACCTGGCCACGGCCAACATCGGCTCCGACGACGTTTCGGTCCTGCTGAACAACGGCAACGCCACCTTCGCAGCCCAACGCCGCTTTGCAGTCGGGGATCTGCCGAATGCCATCGCGATCGCCGACCTCGACGACGACGGCAATCTCGATCTGGCGATCGCCAATCAGGGTCCGGACACCGTTGCGGTGCTGCTCAATCAGGGGAAGGCCAACTTTGCCGCCGCCCAGAATTTTGGGGTGGCCGTCAATCCGATCGCCGTGGTGAGTGGCGATTTTGACGGCGACGGCGACCTCGATCTGGCCACGGGCAACAACCCTTCCGCCAGTGTCTCGGTGTTGATCAACACCACACCGTGA
- a CDS encoding urea amidolyase associated protein UAAP2, translating into MVATALQGIDSQRVVYDEVLAARRPWSHVVERGQVLRIVDLGGNQAVDFLVYNADDYSERYSAPDTIRLQGNIFLTTGSRLYSNDGGVLMTIVGDSVGRHDTSGGACSCESNSVRFGLDKKYQHACVENFLAALSRYGMGKRDLVSNINFFMNVPVSRDGTLEIVDGISEPGSTVDLRAEMNALVVISNCPQMNNPCNGYNPTPIRLVIWAPPPPDPCR; encoded by the coding sequence ATGGTAGCGACAGCTTTGCAGGGGATCGATTCCCAACGGGTAGTCTACGACGAGGTGCTCGCGGCGCGCAGGCCCTGGTCCCACGTCGTCGAGCGGGGGCAGGTTCTGCGCATCGTCGATCTGGGGGGCAACCAGGCGGTCGATTTTTTGGTCTACAACGCCGACGATTACTCGGAGCGCTACAGCGCCCCCGACACGATCCGCCTACAGGGGAACATCTTCCTCACCACCGGCAGCCGCCTCTATTCCAACGACGGCGGGGTGCTGATGACGATCGTGGGCGATAGTGTCGGCCGCCACGACACCTCCGGCGGCGCCTGCAGCTGCGAGAGCAACTCGGTGCGCTTCGGGCTGGACAAAAAATATCAGCACGCCTGTGTCGAAAATTTCCTCGCGGCCCTCAGCCGCTACGGTATGGGCAAACGCGACCTGGTGAGCAACATCAACTTTTTTATGAACGTGCCGGTGAGCCGCGACGGCACACTCGAAATCGTGGACGGCATCTCCGAACCCGGCAGCACGGTCGATCTGCGCGCCGAGATGAACGCGCTGGTGGTGATCTCCAACTGTCCCCAGATGAACAACCCCTGCAACGGCTACAATCCGACCCCCATCCGGCTGGTCATCTGGGCTCCGCCCCCGCCTGACCCCTGCCGCTAA
- a CDS encoding aromatic ring-hydroxylating oxygenase subunit alpha, with product MTAIQPPRPRTYELPGNYYTDLDVYRRELQTIWRSTWQWVGRLEDLTNPGDYLATVLGEEPIFVVRGGDGELLAMHNVCPHRGARLLPQKQGSCKFLQCPYHAWTFDLSGKLLAVAQPGWFPELDKSAVRLAGAQVDSWGGFVFVNPDPEGECLAEYLAGVPDYLNQYGQRWEDLRQIAHFTREEPINWKFQIENFVEDYHFATVHAETLTPLYDVQRIGTIPAGRHINIPVPYAPNCPPKDPQRRRWEAGGVSYQGFIFPNITYGTSAHTVFFSRYIPVNPTVTRFEAFIYQTPAQHAAEPYIGEAGPSKVGQEDTDVCTLLQEGVRSRAYQISHLAEEHELGISHFYNTVRAYLG from the coding sequence ATGACCGCCATCCAACCGCCCCGCCCAAGGACTTACGAACTGCCCGGAAACTATTACACCGATCTCGACGTTTACCGGCGCGAGCTGCAGACCATCTGGCGCTCCACCTGGCAGTGGGTGGGCCGCCTCGAAGACTTGACAAACCCCGGCGACTATCTGGCGACGGTCCTGGGCGAAGAACCGATCTTCGTGGTGCGGGGGGGCGACGGCGAACTTCTGGCGATGCACAACGTCTGCCCGCACCGGGGGGCGCGGCTGCTCCCCCAAAAGCAAGGCAGCTGCAAGTTCCTGCAGTGCCCCTACCACGCCTGGACGTTCGATCTGAGCGGCAAATTGCTCGCGGTGGCCCAGCCGGGTTGGTTTCCGGAGCTGGACAAATCGGCCGTGCGGCTTGCCGGGGCGCAGGTGGACAGTTGGGGCGGTTTCGTGTTCGTCAACCCCGACCCGGAGGGTGAGTGTCTCGCCGAATACCTGGCGGGAGTGCCCGATTATCTGAACCAGTACGGCCAAAGATGGGAGGATCTGCGCCAGATCGCCCACTTCACCCGCGAGGAGCCGATCAACTGGAAGTTTCAGATCGAAAACTTTGTCGAAGACTACCACTTCGCCACCGTCCACGCCGAGACGCTCACTCCCCTCTACGACGTGCAACGCATCGGCACGATTCCCGCCGGCCGCCACATCAACATCCCCGTTCCCTACGCGCCCAATTGTCCACCCAAAGACCCCCAGCGCCGCCGCTGGGAGGCGGGGGGCGTCTCCTACCAGGGTTTCATCTTCCCGAACATCACCTACGGCACCTCCGCCCACACGGTCTTCTTCTCGCGCTACATCCCGGTGAATCCGACCGTCACCCGCTTCGAGGCGTTCATCTACCAGACGCCTGCCCAGCACGCTGCCGAGCCCTACATCGGCGAAGCCGGACCGAGCAAAGTGGGCCAGGAGGACACCGACGTGTGCACGCTCTTGCAGGAGGGCGTGCGCTCCCGCGCCTACCAGATTTCCCACCTGGCCGAGGAGCACGAACTGGGGATCAGCCACTTCTACAACACCGTCCGCGCTTACCTGGGCTAG
- a CDS encoding urea amidolyase associated protein UAAP1, whose translation MVVTADDGIDPGLITWAETVPGGAYWSRKIKRGATLRIVDLEGGQGVSLLCYNADNPIERYNAADTVKIQFGIFLGVGKVLYSDMGRVLFSITGETTGGAFDTLGGASNPAGSTQKYGEGDWRDTRSNFINALAKHDLGKKDIMPNLNLFARVAVEEDGGLTFQERSKAGSTVDLRAEMNVLVVISNTPHVLHPSPTYQPTPVRVVVWNSPPPTSGDPCRTGCPEAVRGFENTDALFV comes from the coding sequence ATGGTGGTGACGGCGGACGATGGGATCGACCCGGGACTGATCACCTGGGCGGAGACCGTGCCCGGGGGCGCCTACTGGTCGCGGAAGATCAAGCGGGGCGCCACGCTGCGGATTGTCGATCTCGAAGGTGGGCAGGGGGTTTCGCTGTTGTGCTACAACGCCGACAATCCGATCGAGCGCTATAACGCGGCCGACACGGTCAAGATCCAGTTCGGCATCTTTCTGGGAGTCGGCAAGGTGCTCTACTCCGACATGGGGCGGGTGCTCTTTTCGATCACCGGCGAGACGACCGGCGGCGCCTTCGACACCCTGGGCGGAGCGAGCAATCCGGCCGGCAGCACCCAGAAGTACGGCGAGGGCGACTGGCGCGATACGCGCTCGAATTTTATCAACGCGCTTGCCAAACACGACCTGGGCAAAAAGGACATCATGCCCAACCTCAACCTGTTTGCGCGGGTGGCGGTGGAGGAGGACGGCGGGCTGACTTTCCAGGAGCGTTCCAAAGCGGGCAGCACCGTCGATCTGCGCGCCGAGATGAACGTATTGGTGGTGATCTCGAACACGCCCCACGTCCTGCACCCGAGCCCGACATACCAGCCGACGCCCGTCCGGGTGGTGGTCTGGAACTCGCCCCCTCCCACCTCGGGCGATCCGTGCCGCACGGGCTGCCCCGAGGCGGTTCGCGGCTTTGAGAATACCGACGCGCTGTTTGTCTAA
- a CDS encoding NADPH-dependent F420 reductase: MEIGIIGTGNMGRSLGILWAERGHAVFFGSREPDKARQAAELAGRAARGGTNDEAARFGQVLLYAVRQPPSEVFTSTDVLDGKVLIDCNNRETPEGFAFEPPSRPSLAEKVASDVPAARVVKAFNTFAQEVFELSPLPLKEYGVSVFVCGDDSDARQTVSTLAEDIGFVAVDCGTLRNAWMVEATGDFIRLLIADRGRGPYATISVRELPRADSERLGGRKSGYK; this comes from the coding sequence GTGGAGATTGGGATCATCGGTACAGGAAACATGGGGCGCTCGCTCGGCATTCTTTGGGCCGAGCGGGGGCACGCGGTCTTTTTTGGGTCGCGCGAGCCGGACAAGGCCCGGCAGGCGGCGGAGTTGGCCGGGCGGGCGGCCCGGGGCGGCACCAATGACGAAGCCGCCCGCTTCGGGCAGGTGTTGTTGTATGCGGTCCGGCAGCCGCCGTCCGAGGTTTTTACCAGTACGGATGTTCTGGACGGCAAAGTGCTTATCGACTGCAACAACCGCGAAACTCCCGAGGGGTTTGCCTTCGAACCGCCCTCGCGCCCTTCGCTGGCCGAGAAAGTCGCCTCCGATGTACCCGCCGCCCGGGTCGTCAAAGCCTTCAACACCTTTGCCCAGGAGGTGTTTGAGCTTTCGCCGCTGCCGCTCAAGGAGTACGGGGTGTCGGTATTTGTCTGCGGCGACGATTCGGACGCCAGGCAAACGGTGTCGACCCTGGCGGAGGATATCGGTTTTGTGGCGGTCGATTGCGGTACGCTTCGCAACGCCTGGATGGTCGAGGCCACGGGCGATTTTATCCGCCTTTTGATCGCCGATCGCGGGCGTGGCCCCTACGCGACCATTTCGGTGCGCGAATTGCCCCGTGCAGATTCTGAGCGGCTGGGAGGCCGCAAGTCCGGTTACAAGTAA